The following proteins are encoded in a genomic region of Pseudomonas sp. Os17:
- the metE gene encoding 5-methyltetrahydropteroyltriglutamate--homocysteine S-methyltransferase: protein MALAHTLGFPRIGADRELKKALESHWKGDLDQAALQGIGRELRARHWQLQKDAGIDLLPVGDFAWYDQVLTHSLTFGVIPERFDNLRDAQGRPTLDTLFAMARGASSGCCGEQGQAQYAQELTKWFDTNYHYLVPEFSADQAFQLSWEQLFDEVEEAHALGHQVKPVIIGPLTYLWLGKAKGNAFNKLDLLERLLPLYGEILNRLKAQGVEWVQIDEPILTLDLPQEWKSAFERAYHILQYSPLKKLVATYFSGLEDNLGLAVGLPVDGLHIDAVRAPEQLGQVLDRLPTYKILSVGLVNGRNVWRCELEQALQQLQVAQERFGDNLWVSSSCSLLHSPVDLSREDQLDAELKSWLAFAVQKCGEISVLRDALNDPQAPAVQAALAQSRAVQASRARSPRIHKPQVQARVEAISAADSQRRSPFARRIEQQRARLQLPAFPTTTIGSFPQTSSIRLARQAYKQGKLSLNDYTDAMHREIRHAVEIQERLGLDVLVHGEAERNDMVEYFAEQLDGYLFTRFGWVQSYGSRCVKPAIIYGDLSRPRAMTVDWIQYAQSLTDKIMKGMLTGPVTMLMWSFPREDVSRKVQAQQLALALRDEVQDLERAGIRIVQIDEAAFREGLPLRRAQWQEYLDWAVQAFRLSASGVKDETQIHTHMCYSEFNDVIDAIAAMDADVITIETSRSDMELLQAFEAFDYPNDIGPGVYDIHSPRVPDTAEMVKLISKAARRIPAERLWVNPDCGLKTRAWPETEAALVNMVAAARQLRSQLA, encoded by the coding sequence ATGGCACTGGCCCACACCCTCGGTTTTCCCCGCATCGGCGCTGACCGCGAACTGAAAAAAGCCCTTGAGTCCCACTGGAAGGGCGACCTCGATCAGGCCGCCTTGCAGGGGATTGGTCGCGAGCTGCGGGCCCGGCACTGGCAATTGCAGAAAGACGCCGGCATCGACCTGCTGCCGGTGGGCGATTTCGCTTGGTACGACCAGGTGCTCACCCACTCCCTGACCTTTGGAGTGATTCCCGAGCGCTTCGACAACCTTCGCGATGCCCAGGGTCGCCCGACCCTGGACACCCTGTTCGCCATGGCCCGCGGCGCGTCCAGCGGTTGCTGCGGAGAGCAGGGGCAGGCGCAGTACGCCCAGGAACTGACCAAGTGGTTCGACACCAACTACCACTACCTGGTGCCTGAATTCAGCGCCGACCAGGCTTTCCAGCTGAGCTGGGAGCAGTTGTTCGACGAGGTCGAAGAGGCCCATGCCCTGGGGCATCAGGTCAAGCCGGTGATCATCGGCCCCTTGACCTACCTGTGGCTGGGCAAGGCCAAGGGCAACGCCTTCAACAAGCTCGATCTGCTGGAGCGCCTGTTGCCGCTGTACGGCGAGATCCTCAACCGGCTCAAGGCCCAGGGCGTGGAGTGGGTGCAGATCGACGAGCCGATCCTGACCCTCGACCTGCCCCAGGAATGGAAAAGCGCCTTCGAGCGGGCTTACCACATCCTTCAGTACTCGCCCTTGAAAAAGCTGGTGGCCACCTACTTCAGCGGCTTGGAAGACAACCTGGGCCTGGCGGTGGGCCTGCCGGTGGACGGCTTGCACATCGACGCGGTGCGGGCCCCGGAACAACTGGGCCAGGTCCTGGACCGGCTGCCGACCTACAAGATTCTTTCGGTGGGGCTGGTCAACGGGCGCAACGTCTGGCGCTGCGAACTGGAGCAGGCCCTGCAACAGCTGCAGGTGGCCCAGGAGCGTTTTGGCGACAACCTCTGGGTCAGCAGTTCCTGCTCCCTGCTGCACAGCCCGGTGGACCTGTCCCGGGAAGATCAGCTGGATGCCGAACTGAAAAGCTGGCTGGCCTTCGCCGTGCAGAAATGTGGCGAGATCTCGGTCCTGCGTGATGCCCTGAACGATCCCCAGGCCCCGGCGGTGCAGGCGGCCCTGGCGCAAAGCCGGGCGGTCCAGGCCAGTCGCGCCCGCTCGCCACGGATTCACAAGCCCCAGGTCCAGGCGCGGGTCGAGGCCATCAGCGCCGCCGACAGCCAGCGTCGCTCGCCCTTTGCCCGACGCATCGAGCAGCAGCGGGCTCGCCTGCAACTGCCGGCCTTTCCCACCACCACCATCGGCTCTTTCCCGCAGACCTCGTCGATCCGCCTGGCGCGCCAGGCCTACAAGCAAGGCAAGCTGTCGCTCAATGACTACACCGACGCCATGCACCGTGAGATCCGTCACGCGGTGGAGATTCAGGAGCGCCTGGGCCTGGACGTGCTGGTCCACGGTGAAGCCGAGCGCAACGACATGGTGGAGTACTTTGCCGAACAGCTGGACGGCTACCTGTTCACCCGCTTCGGCTGGGTCCAGAGCTACGGTTCACGCTGCGTCAAGCCGGCGATCATCTACGGCGACCTGAGCCGGCCCCGGGCCATGACCGTGGACTGGATCCAGTACGCCCAGAGCCTCACCGACAAGATCATGAAAGGCATGCTCACAGGCCCGGTGACCATGCTCATGTGGTCCTTCCCCCGGGAGGACGTGTCACGCAAGGTCCAGGCCCAGCAGCTGGCCCTGGCCCTGCGCGATGAAGTGCAGGACCTGGAGCGGGCCGGGATCAGGATCGTGCAGATCGACGAGGCAGCGTTCCGCGAAGGCCTGCCCCTGCGCCGGGCGCAATGGCAGGAGTACCTGGATTGGGCGGTGCAGGCCTTCCGCCTGAGCGCCTCCGGGGTGAAGGATGAAACCCAGATTCATACCCACATGTGCTACAGCGAGTTCAACGACGTGATCGACGCCATTGCCGCCATGGATGCCGACGTGATCACCATCGAGACTTCCCGCTCGGACATGGAGTTGCTGCAAGCCTTCGAGGCCTTCGATTACCCCAACGACATCGGCCCGGGGGTGTACGACATCCACTCGCCACGGGTGCCGGATACCGCCGAGATGGTCAAGCTGATCAGCAAGGCCGCCCGGCGCATTCCCGCCGAGCGTCTGTGGGTCAACCCCGACTGTGGCCTCAAGACCCGCGCCTGGCCGGAAACCGAAGCGGCCCTGGTGAACATGGTGGCCGCCGCCCGCCAGCTGCGCAGCCAGCTGGCCTGA
- the metR gene encoding transcriptional regulator MetR, whose product MLEIRHLKTLHALREADSLVEAAERLHLTQSALSHQFKELEERLGMPLFVRKTKPVRFTSAGLRLLQLADATLPLLRGAERDIARLAGGTAGRLHMAIECHSCFQWLMPTIDQFRDAWPEVELDLASGFSFAPLPALARGDLDLVVTSDPVELTGITYVPLFTYEAMLAVANQHALANRPYIVPEDLLNETLITYPVERDRLDIFTRFLEPADIEPAQVRTSELTVMMMQLVASGRGVCGMPHWALHEYSSRGYVKAKRLGEKGLFATLYAAVRADMLDAPYMRDFLLTAKDTSFSTLDGVSAVR is encoded by the coding sequence GTGCTCGAAATCCGTCACCTGAAGACCCTGCACGCCCTGCGCGAAGCCGACAGCCTGGTTGAAGCCGCCGAACGCCTGCACCTGACCCAGTCCGCCCTGTCCCATCAGTTCAAGGAACTTGAAGAGCGCCTGGGCATGCCGTTGTTCGTGCGCAAGACCAAACCGGTGCGCTTCACCAGCGCCGGCCTGCGCCTGCTGCAACTGGCGGACGCGACCCTGCCCCTGCTGCGCGGCGCCGAACGGGACATCGCCCGCCTGGCCGGCGGCACCGCCGGCCGCTTGCACATGGCCATCGAATGCCACAGCTGCTTCCAGTGGTTGATGCCGACCATCGATCAGTTTCGCGACGCCTGGCCGGAAGTGGAGCTGGACCTGGCCTCGGGCTTTTCCTTCGCCCCGCTGCCCGCCCTGGCCCGGGGCGACCTGGATCTGGTGGTGACCTCCGATCCGGTGGAATTGACCGGTATCACCTATGTGCCGCTGTTCACCTACGAAGCCATGCTCGCCGTGGCCAACCAGCACGCCCTGGCGAACAGGCCCTACATAGTGCCCGAAGACCTGCTGAACGAAACCCTGATCACCTACCCGGTGGAACGGGACCGCCTGGACATCTTCACCCGCTTCCTGGAACCGGCGGACATCGAGCCGGCGCAGGTGCGCACCTCGGAACTGACGGTGATGATGATGCAGCTGGTGGCCAGCGGCCGCGGTGTGTGCGGCATGCCCCACTGGGCCCTGCATGAATACAGCTCACGGGGCTATGTGAAGGCCAAGCGCCTGGGTGAAAAGGGACTGTTCGCCACGCTGTACGCCGCGGTTCGCGCCGACATGCTGGACGCGCCCTACATGCGCGATTTCCTGCTGACGGCCAAGGACACCTCGTTCTCGACCCTGGACGGTGTCAGCGCGGTACGCTGA
- a CDS encoding GNAT family N-acetyltransferase — protein sequence MSPQIQHLTPDDAEQYRALMLEAYERHPQAFTSSVREREKLPLAWWGARLDGELDLMLGAFVQGRLAGIVGLAFELREKARHKATLFGLYVTAEQRGSSLGRQLVQQLLAEAARYEGLRLVQLTVTAGNDPALSLYRRCGFVQFGLEPQAVRVGDDYFDKIHMWREVPVDA from the coding sequence ATGAGCCCGCAGATCCAGCACCTGACGCCTGACGATGCCGAGCAATACCGGGCCTTGATGCTCGAGGCCTATGAGCGCCATCCCCAGGCGTTCACCTCCAGTGTCAGGGAGCGCGAGAAGCTGCCCCTGGCCTGGTGGGGCGCCCGTCTGGACGGGGAGCTGGACCTGATGCTCGGAGCCTTTGTCCAGGGCCGGCTGGCGGGGATCGTCGGCCTGGCCTTCGAGCTGCGGGAAAAGGCCCGGCACAAGGCGACCCTGTTCGGTCTCTACGTCACCGCCGAGCAACGTGGCAGCAGCCTGGGCCGGCAACTGGTGCAGCAACTGCTGGCCGAGGCGGCGCGCTATGAAGGACTGCGCCTGGTGCAACTGACAGTGACGGCGGGCAATGACCCGGCGCTGTCCTTGTACCGGCGCTGCGGCTTTGTCCAGTTCGGTCTGGAACCCCAGGCGGTGCGCGTGGGGGACGACTATTTCGACAAGATCCATATGTGGCGGGAAGTGCCGGTCGACGCGTGA
- a CDS encoding LysE family translocator, protein MIPLHDFLIFAAASLLMVLTPGPNMIYLISRSICQGRKAGVTSLLGVVAGFFVHLFAAALGLTAVFMAVPLAYEVLKWAGALYLLWLAWQALKPGARSPFEAQQLPADSPRKLVTMGFLTSALNPKIAMFYLSIFPQFINPEHGSVFSQSLILGMTQISVSFSVNLLIALFAAGIASWFANNPTWLAVQRYFMGFVLAGLAVRLMFEQRRTN, encoded by the coding sequence ATGATTCCACTCCACGATTTCCTGATCTTCGCTGCCGCGTCGCTGTTGATGGTGCTGACCCCCGGGCCGAACATGATCTACCTGATATCCCGTTCGATCTGCCAGGGGCGCAAGGCCGGCGTCACTTCGCTGTTGGGCGTCGTGGCGGGTTTCTTTGTCCACCTGTTCGCGGCCGCCCTGGGGCTGACCGCGGTGTTCATGGCGGTGCCCCTGGCCTATGAAGTGCTCAAGTGGGCCGGTGCCCTGTACCTGCTGTGGCTGGCCTGGCAGGCGCTCAAGCCGGGCGCCCGCTCGCCGTTCGAAGCCCAGCAACTGCCGGCGGACTCGCCGCGCAAGCTGGTGACCATGGGGTTCCTGACCAGCGCCCTGAACCCCAAGATCGCCATGTTCTACCTGTCGATCTTTCCCCAGTTCATCAACCCTGAACACGGTTCGGTGTTCTCCCAGAGCCTGATTCTCGGTATGACCCAGATCAGCGTGAGCTTCTCGGTGAACCTGCTGATCGCGCTGTTTGCCGCGGGCATTGCCTCCTGGTTCGCCAACAACCCGACCTGGCTCGCGGTACAGCGCTACTTCATGGGGTTCGTGCTGGCGGGGCTGGCGGTGCGCTTGATGTTCGAACAACGCCGTACCAACTGA
- a CDS encoding NUDIX hydrolase yields MSLSCVAVPSLIRIAAALLIGADGHTLLVRKRGTLAFMQPGGKIEPGELPVQALARELEEELGLRIDPSQARYLQQFSAPAANEPGHVVQAEVFLVHIDAPVLPAAEIEEVRWIDPAGDGDLFLAPLTRDLILPFYRQAQADLA; encoded by the coding sequence ATGTCGCTGTCTTGCGTTGCTGTACCTTCCCTGATTCGTATCGCCGCGGCCCTGTTGATCGGGGCCGACGGCCACACCCTGCTGGTGCGCAAGCGCGGCACCCTGGCCTTCATGCAACCCGGTGGCAAGATCGAGCCCGGTGAGCTGCCGGTGCAGGCCCTGGCCCGGGAGCTGGAGGAGGAACTGGGGTTGCGCATCGACCCGAGCCAGGCTCGCTACCTGCAGCAGTTTTCCGCGCCGGCGGCGAACGAACCCGGGCATGTGGTGCAGGCCGAAGTCTTTCTGGTCCACATCGATGCACCGGTGCTTCCGGCGGCAGAGATCGAGGAGGTGCGCTGGATCGATCCGGCCGGCGATGGCGATTTATTCCTGGCGCCGTTGACACGGGATCTGATCTTGCCGTTTTATCGCCAGGCCCAGGCGGATCTCGCCTGA
- a CDS encoding HD domain-containing phosphohydrolase: MGELNVATVTRLPGVLLVDSQDTILQRLHQLLSAHDYRLFLAHDAGEALQVMAREEVDLVISAAHLPQVDGATLLARMHQDYPATTRILLTGDPDLKLIAKAINEGEIYRYLSKPWDDQELLLTLRQALDHQHSERERQRLEALAQQQNRELKAVNALLEKRVAARTAELQQTADMLDLAYEELKHSYATGAELFSLLVNQRLPSDKQTNRRIIELVRAYCKVQGIDAVAQRDLAMAAALHNIGKLSWSDSMMITPADLLHHHERERYRAYPAQSESLLMTLEPVQDAARLIRHHQEHWDGTGFPDHLKGEAIPLGSRLLKLAVDFVELQCGLILERRMNSDEALVFIRKYAGRLYDPQLVEGFIQVCSVYLSDVTLGDPSVKVLSTRELQAGMVLARNLNADNGMLLLNAGKVLSMPLVDKLIAFETMEGGRYSVFVKLPREQPAQA, encoded by the coding sequence ATGGGTGAACTAAACGTTGCCACAGTCACACGCTTGCCCGGGGTCCTGCTGGTGGATAGCCAGGACACCATTCTGCAACGCCTGCATCAACTGCTCAGCGCCCATGACTACCGCCTGTTCCTGGCCCACGATGCCGGCGAGGCGTTGCAGGTCATGGCCCGCGAGGAAGTGGACCTGGTGATCAGCGCCGCCCATCTGCCGCAGGTGGACGGCGCGACCCTGCTGGCGCGCATGCACCAGGACTATCCGGCCACCACGCGCATCCTGCTGACCGGTGATCCGGACTTGAAGCTGATCGCCAAGGCCATCAACGAAGGGGAAATCTACCGTTACCTGAGCAAGCCCTGGGATGACCAGGAGTTGCTGCTGACCCTGCGCCAGGCCCTGGACCATCAGCATTCCGAACGCGAGCGCCAGCGCCTGGAAGCCCTGGCCCAACAGCAGAATCGCGAGCTCAAGGCGGTCAATGCCTTGCTCGAGAAGCGGGTTGCGGCGCGTACCGCCGAGTTGCAGCAAACCGCCGACATGCTCGATCTGGCCTATGAAGAGCTCAAGCACAGTTATGCCACCGGCGCCGAGCTGTTCTCGCTGCTGGTGAACCAGCGTCTGCCCAGCGACAAGCAGACCAATCGCCGGATCATCGAACTGGTGCGCGCCTACTGCAAGGTCCAGGGCATCGACGCCGTGGCCCAGCGCGACCTGGCCATGGCCGCGGCCCTGCACAACATCGGCAAGCTGAGCTGGAGCGACAGCATGATGATCACCCCGGCCGATTTGCTGCATCACCATGAGCGCGAGCGTTATCGGGCCTATCCGGCGCAGAGCGAGTCCCTGCTGATGACCCTGGAACCGGTGCAGGATGCCGCGCGTCTGATCCGTCACCATCAGGAACACTGGGACGGCACGGGCTTTCCCGATCACCTCAAGGGCGAGGCAATTCCCCTGGGCTCGCGGCTGCTCAAGCTGGCGGTGGATTTTGTCGAACTGCAGTGCGGGCTGATCCTCGAACGCCGCATGAACAGCGACGAGGCCCTGGTGTTCATCCGCAAGTACGCCGGCCGGCTGTACGATCCGCAACTGGTGGAAGGCTTCATCCAGGTGTGTTCGGTGTACCTGAGCGACGTGACCCTGGGCGACCCTTCGGTCAAGGTCCTGAGCACCCGGGAGCTGCAGGCGGGCATGGTGCTGGCGCGCAACCTGAATGCCGACAACGGCATGCTGCTGCTCAACGCCGGCAAGGTGTTGAGCATGCCCCTGGTGGACAAGCTGATCGCCTTTGAAACCATGGAGGGCGGCCGCTACAGCGTGTTCGTCAAACTGCCCCGGGAGCAGCCGGCCCAGGCTTGA
- a CDS encoding type B 50S ribosomal protein L31: MKPNIHPDYRTVLFHDTAADVFFLIGSTVDTDRTHTHSDGKTYPYVTLDVSSASHPVYTGQQRKTQSEGRIAGFNKRFAAFGSSGKAAK; the protein is encoded by the coding sequence ATGAAACCCAACATCCACCCCGACTATCGCACCGTGCTTTTTCACGACACCGCCGCCGACGTGTTCTTTCTCATCGGCTCCACCGTCGACACCGATCGCACGCACACCCACAGCGACGGCAAGACCTACCCTTACGTGACCCTGGACGTGTCCAGCGCCTCGCACCCGGTGTACACCGGCCAGCAGCGCAAGACCCAGTCCGAAGGCCGTATCGCCGGCTTCAACAAGCGTTTCGCTGCATTCGGCTCCAGCGGCAAAGCGGCCAAGTGA
- a CDS encoding FMN-binding glutamate synthase family protein, with protein sequence MSLSLLSRYAFFAACVMFTLASLPFLEHDWLWPFTLVTGLLSLLGIFDLLQSPHAVRRNYPILGNIRYLVEGIRPEIRQYLLESDSDALPFSRAQRSLVYSRAKNESADKPFGTLIDVYQSGFEFIGHSMRPAPLSDPSSFRVTVGGPQCTQPYSASVFNISAMSFGSLSANAIRALNQGAKLGNFAHDTGEGSISPYHREHGGDLTWELGSGYFGCRTADGRFDPERFAAQAQNPQVRMIEIKMSQGAKPGHGGILPKHKVTQEIADTRGIRMGEDCISPSSHSAFSTPIEMMHFIQQLRELSGGKPVGFKFCLGHPWEFMGIAKAMLETGILPDFIVVDGKEGGTGAAPVEFTDHIGAPMREGLLFVHNTLVGLNLRDKIKLGASGKIVSAFDIASVLAIGADWANSARGFMFAIGCIQSQSCHTNKCPTGVATQDNLRQRALVVPDKAQRVYSFHRNTLKALAEMLAAAGLQHPSQLEAKHLVRRMSATEIKLFSQLHVFLKPGELLTGEVNGEFYSRMWQLARADSFEPNTQAAA encoded by the coding sequence ATGAGCCTGTCCCTTCTGAGCCGCTACGCCTTCTTTGCCGCCTGCGTGATGTTCACCCTCGCCAGCCTGCCCTTTCTCGAACACGACTGGCTCTGGCCATTCACCCTGGTCACCGGCCTGCTGAGCCTGCTGGGGATCTTCGATCTGCTGCAAAGCCCGCACGCGGTACGGCGCAACTACCCGATCCTGGGCAATATCCGTTACCTGGTGGAAGGCATCCGTCCGGAGATTCGCCAGTACCTGCTGGAGTCCGACAGCGACGCCCTGCCCTTTTCCCGCGCCCAGCGCTCGCTGGTGTACTCGCGGGCCAAGAACGAAAGCGCCGACAAGCCCTTCGGCACCCTGATCGACGTCTATCAATCGGGCTTCGAGTTCATCGGCCACTCCATGCGCCCGGCGCCCCTGAGCGATCCCAGCAGCTTTCGCGTGACGGTCGGCGGCCCGCAATGCACCCAGCCTTATTCGGCCTCGGTATTCAACATCTCGGCGATGAGCTTCGGCTCCCTCAGCGCCAACGCCATCCGCGCCCTGAACCAGGGCGCCAAGCTCGGCAACTTCGCCCACGACACCGGTGAAGGCAGCATCAGCCCCTACCACCGCGAACACGGCGGCGACCTGACCTGGGAACTGGGCAGCGGCTACTTCGGCTGCCGCACTGCCGACGGTCGCTTCGACCCCGAGCGCTTCGCCGCCCAGGCACAGAACCCGCAAGTGCGGATGATCGAAATCAAGATGAGCCAGGGCGCCAAGCCGGGCCACGGCGGCATCCTGCCCAAGCACAAGGTGACCCAGGAAATTGCCGACACCCGCGGCATCCGCATGGGCGAGGACTGCATTTCGCCATCGAGCCACAGTGCCTTTTCCACCCCGATCGAAATGATGCACTTCATCCAGCAGCTGCGTGAGCTGTCCGGCGGCAAACCGGTGGGCTTCAAGTTCTGCCTGGGCCACCCGTGGGAATTCATGGGCATTGCCAAGGCCATGCTGGAAACCGGCATCCTCCCGGACTTCATCGTGGTCGACGGCAAGGAAGGCGGCACCGGCGCGGCACCGGTAGAATTCACCGACCACATCGGCGCACCGATGCGCGAAGGCCTGCTGTTCGTCCATAACACCCTGGTGGGCCTGAACCTGCGAGACAAGATCAAGCTCGGCGCCAGCGGCAAGATCGTCAGCGCCTTCGACATCGCCAGCGTGCTGGCCATCGGCGCCGACTGGGCCAACTCGGCCCGCGGCTTCATGTTCGCCATCGGCTGCATCCAGTCGCAAAGCTGCCACACCAACAAGTGCCCGACCGGCGTGGCCACCCAGGACAACCTGCGCCAGCGCGCCCTGGTGGTGCCGGACAAGGCCCAGCGGGTCTACAGTTTCCACCGCAATACCCTCAAGGCCCTGGCAGAAATGCTCGCCGCCGCCGGCCTGCAACACCCTTCGCAACTGGAAGCCAAGCACTTGGTGCGGCGCATG